The following are encoded in a window of Narcine bancroftii isolate sNarBan1 chromosome 2, sNarBan1.hap1, whole genome shotgun sequence genomic DNA:
- the dusp2 gene encoding dual specificity protein phosphatase 2: MVTTESVEIEGCHFVQLLAEEQQGSLLILDCRSFLGFNASHIRGSHNVYCNTIVKRRSKGAIALDWILPEDGIRAALSSGHYPRVLVLDERSPSVAALGRDSTARLVLNTLGAQLSGSAVQIYFLQGGYETFHSLFPEMCTENVHHYPPAGSVPTLIARGTPLYDQGGPVEILPFLYLGSAYHSSRKETLQSLGITALLNVSSNCPNCFEGIFEYKCIPVEDSHMTDISAWFQEAIDFIDLVKNSSGRVLVHCQAGISRSATICLAYLIWAQRVRLEEAFDFVKQRRGVISPNFAFMGQLLQFETKVLCH, encoded by the exons ATGGTAACAACAGAATCGGTGGAGATTGAGGGCTGTCACTTCGTGCAGTTGCTGGCGGAGGAGCAGCAAGGCTCCCTGCTCATCCTGGACTGCCGCTCTTTCCTCGGCTTCAATGCCTCCCACATCAGGGGCTCGCACAACGTGTACTGCAACACCATCGTCAAGCGCAGGTCGAAGGGAGCCATCGCCTTGGATTGGATTCTGCCCGAGGACGGCATCCGCGCCGCTCTCAGCAGTGGCCACTACCCCCGGGTGCTGGTGCTGGACGAGAGGAGCCCGAGCGTGGCCGCGCTCGGCAGGGACAGCACGGCCAGGCTGGTGCTCAACACCCTGGGCGCGCAGCTCAGCGGCAGCGCAGTGCAGATTTATTTCCTCCAAG GAGGCTACGAGACTTTCCACTCGCTCTTTCCGGAGATGTGCACCGAAAACGTCCACCACTATCCGCCGGCCGGATCCGTGCCCACTCTGATCGCCAGGGGCACCCCGCTCTATGACCAG GGTGGTCCGGTGGAGATCCTTCCCTTTCTGTACCTGGGCAGTGCCTATCACTCCTCCCGGAAGGAGACACTGCAATCCCTGGGCATCACCGCGCTGCTCAACGTCTCCTCTAACTGCCCCAACTGCTTCGAAGGGATTTTTGAGTACAAGTGCATTCCTGTCGAAGACAGTCACATGACTGACATCAGTGCCTGGTTCCAGGAAGCCATTGATTTCATTG ACTTGGTGAAGAACAGCAGTGGTCGGGTCTTGGTGCACTGCCAGGCTGGGATCTCCAGGTCTGCCACCATCTGCCTGGCATATCTGATCTGGGCACAGCGCGTACGACTGGAAGAAGCCTTTGACTTTGTCAAGCAGCGAAGAGGCGTCATTTCTCCAAACTTTGCTTTCATGGGACAGTTGCTGCAGTTTGAGACGAAAGTGCTGTGTCACTAG